A genome region from Rhizobium sp. N324 includes the following:
- a CDS encoding sarcosine oxidase subunit gamma family protein gives MPDLPQHRPVLAGARYNGMSGSGLRLEALPEGHLLHVLGAIEPAALAAELVKAGLANSSIRKAGFRQWFVAGDAPLSPAGLQALAAALAGKAFVMDQSHGRVRIGVSGRASRLLLSKGTAIDLDPAVLAEGNSAMTMVGHISVQIVRTGDDSFELTVLRSFAESLWDELRHMAASAEKDSA, from the coding sequence ATGCCTGATCTTCCCCAGCACAGACCGGTTCTGGCCGGCGCTAGATATAACGGCATGTCAGGGTCCGGCCTCCGGCTGGAAGCCCTGCCGGAAGGCCATCTGCTGCACGTGCTCGGCGCGATCGAACCGGCGGCACTGGCCGCCGAACTGGTCAAAGCCGGCCTCGCGAACAGTTCGATCCGCAAGGCCGGCTTCCGCCAATGGTTCGTCGCCGGCGACGCGCCGCTTTCTCCCGCCGGTCTCCAAGCCCTAGCGGCAGCGCTTGCCGGAAAAGCCTTCGTCATGGACCAGAGCCACGGCCGCGTCCGCATCGGCGTTTCCGGCCGCGCCTCGCGGCTGCTGCTGTCAAAAGGCACCGCCATCGATCTCGATCCCGCCGTCCTTGCCGAAGGCAACTCGGCGATGACGATGGTCGGCCATATCTCCGTTCAGATCGTCCGCACCGGCGACGACAGTTTCGAACTCACGGTCCTGCGCAGTTTTGCCGAAAGTCTGTGGGACGAACTCAGGCATATGGCGGCGAGTGCCGAAAAGGATAGCGCGTAA
- the rtcR gene encoding RNA repair transcriptional activator RtcR, whose product MKRRVAISILGTTLDAGKWENRWSRWRPNVALCQQPGLFIDRLELIHDNHSQALCHRIVADIGTVAPATEVRSNVINFRDPWDFSEVYTQLRDFARNYNFDPETEDYLVNITTGTHVAQICWFLLTEARIIPGQLLQLSPPRDREPEQDFAGTHRIIDLDLSRYDEIAKRFASEREDAASFLKSGISTRSTAFNRMIDEIERVVIRSTAPVLLTGPTGAGKSQLARRIYELKKSQRKVSGPFIEVNCATLRGDQAMSTLFGHVKGAFTGAAGERAGLLKSADKGVLFLDEIGELGLDEQAMCLRAIEEKKFLPVGADREASADFQLLAGTNRDLGEDVRKGRFREDLYARLNLWTFQLPALRERKEDIEPNLDFELRRYLEREGENVTFNKEARECYLTFATGPQAVWSANFRDLSASVTRMATLAPHGRITTDVVDDEVRRLNAFWRSSSDDGRVDLIIEEMLGAETAANLDRFDAAQLATVLHTCRQHATASAAGRALFAMSRLEKKSSNDADRLSKYLARFSLRFEDIKKSG is encoded by the coding sequence ATGAAGCGCCGTGTCGCCATCAGCATATTGGGAACCACCCTGGATGCGGGGAAATGGGAAAATCGCTGGAGCCGCTGGCGGCCGAATGTCGCGCTCTGCCAGCAGCCGGGCCTGTTCATCGACCGGCTGGAGCTGATCCACGACAACCACTCGCAAGCTCTCTGTCACCGTATCGTTGCCGACATCGGAACTGTGGCGCCGGCAACGGAGGTGCGGAGCAATGTCATCAACTTTCGGGATCCCTGGGATTTCTCGGAGGTCTACACGCAACTCAGGGACTTTGCCCGCAACTACAACTTCGACCCCGAAACGGAAGACTATCTCGTCAACATCACCACCGGCACCCATGTGGCGCAGATCTGCTGGTTCCTGCTGACCGAAGCCCGCATCATTCCCGGCCAGTTATTGCAGCTTTCGCCGCCGCGCGACCGGGAGCCGGAGCAGGATTTCGCCGGCACGCATCGGATCATCGACCTCGACCTGTCCCGTTATGACGAAATCGCCAAGCGCTTCGCCTCCGAGCGCGAAGACGCCGCCTCCTTCCTGAAGTCGGGGATTTCGACCCGCAGCACCGCCTTCAACAGAATGATCGACGAGATCGAAAGGGTGGTGATCCGCTCGACCGCGCCCGTTCTCCTGACGGGGCCGACCGGTGCCGGCAAATCGCAACTCGCCCGCAGGATCTACGAGCTGAAGAAGAGCCAGCGCAAGGTCAGCGGTCCGTTCATCGAGGTCAACTGCGCGACCCTGCGCGGCGACCAGGCCATGTCCACCCTATTCGGCCATGTGAAAGGCGCCTTTACCGGCGCTGCCGGCGAGCGTGCCGGCTTGCTCAAATCCGCCGACAAAGGCGTGCTGTTCCTCGACGAGATTGGCGAACTCGGCCTCGACGAACAGGCCATGTGCCTGCGCGCGATCGAGGAAAAGAAGTTCCTGCCTGTGGGCGCTGACCGGGAGGCGTCCGCGGACTTTCAGCTGCTTGCCGGCACCAATCGCGATCTTGGCGAGGATGTCCGCAAAGGCAGGTTCCGCGAAGATCTCTATGCCCGCCTGAACCTCTGGACGTTCCAGCTGCCGGCCCTGCGCGAGCGCAAGGAGGACATAGAGCCCAATCTCGACTTCGAGCTCCGGCGCTATCTGGAACGAGAAGGCGAAAATGTTACGTTCAACAAGGAAGCACGCGAATGCTATCTTACTTTCGCAACCGGCCCGCAAGCCGTCTGGAGTGCCAATTTTCGCGACCTGTCGGCTTCGGTGACCCGCATGGCGACCCTCGCGCCGCACGGGCGCATCACGACTGACGTCGTTGATGACGAAGTCCGACGGCTGAATGCGTTTTGGCGCAGCTCGAGTGACGACGGCCGGGTGGACCTGATCATTGAAGAAATGCTGGGTGCAGAGACTGCTGCCAACCTCGATCGTTTTGACGCAGCCCAGCTTGCCACCGTTCTTCACACTTGCCGTCAACACGCCACGGCAAGTGCTGCGGGCAGAGCCCTGTTTGCGATGTCGCGACTGGAGAAAAAGAGCAGCAACGACGCCGATCGCCTGAGTAAATATCTCGCGCGCTTCAGTCTCAGATTCGAGGACATCAAGAAATCGGGATAA
- a CDS encoding RtcB family protein, whose translation MSGQDLIDAGMSQGKWFRPALDAANAVLSKGGSVTDALEAARGFQPGPTLALRADNDIEIYSNIRAENAFEQDNVEKVNATMRALVRTPVVRSAAIMPDACPAGPVGTIPVGGVVASEAIHPGMHSADICCSMAISIFPGVDPKSLLDAVHAVTHFGPGGRPRGAQLKPSEATLSAFEQNPYLRDGVLSAGIEHFATQGDGNHFAYVGTMKSTGETALVTHHGSRAPGARLYDRGMKVANQFRERISPETHRENAWIPADTEEGDFYWSALQTIRQWTKENHYVLHDLAAEKLSAKVADRFWNEHNFVFRKSDGLFYHGKGATPAFDNWAHDATDLTIIPLNMAEPILIVRGSNAAHGLGFSPHGAGRNFSRSAHMRQLSAEYGANSRGLSPNNIAAILEKETSGRDARFFSGFADVSELPSAYKSAANVRAQIEHYGLAEVVDEVIPYGSIMAGDWQQNAPWRKKRR comes from the coding sequence ATGAGCGGACAGGATTTGATCGATGCCGGCATGAGCCAGGGGAAGTGGTTTCGCCCGGCTCTCGACGCGGCCAACGCGGTTTTGAGCAAGGGTGGCTCGGTGACCGATGCGCTGGAGGCGGCAAGGGGCTTCCAGCCCGGGCCGACGCTCGCCTTGAGGGCCGATAACGATATCGAGATCTATTCCAATATTCGCGCCGAGAACGCCTTCGAGCAGGACAATGTCGAGAAGGTCAACGCGACGATGCGGGCGCTGGTGCGCACGCCGGTTGTCCGTTCCGCGGCGATCATGCCGGACGCCTGCCCGGCGGGTCCGGTCGGAACGATCCCGGTCGGCGGCGTGGTGGCATCCGAAGCGATCCATCCCGGCATGCATTCGGCCGATATCTGCTGCTCCATGGCGATTTCGATCTTTCCTGGCGTGGATCCGAAATCGCTGTTGGACGCCGTGCACGCCGTGACGCATTTCGGTCCCGGCGGCCGGCCCCGCGGCGCGCAGCTGAAGCCTTCCGAAGCGACGCTTTCGGCCTTCGAGCAGAATCCCTATCTGCGCGATGGTGTGCTGAGCGCTGGCATCGAGCATTTCGCCACCCAGGGCGACGGCAATCATTTCGCCTATGTCGGAACGATGAAGTCGACCGGTGAAACCGCCCTTGTGACCCACCACGGATCGCGAGCGCCGGGCGCACGTCTCTACGATAGGGGCATGAAGGTCGCCAACCAGTTTCGGGAGCGCATTTCGCCCGAGACGCATCGGGAAAATGCCTGGATTCCGGCGGATACCGAGGAAGGTGACTTTTACTGGTCGGCGCTGCAGACGATCCGCCAGTGGACGAAAGAGAACCACTATGTCCTTCACGACCTGGCGGCGGAAAAACTCTCGGCCAAGGTCGCGGACCGCTTCTGGAACGAGCATAATTTCGTCTTCCGGAAGTCGGACGGGCTGTTCTACCACGGAAAGGGTGCTACCCCTGCCTTCGACAACTGGGCGCATGACGCGACCGATCTGACCATCATTCCGCTCAATATGGCGGAACCGATCCTGATCGTCCGCGGCTCGAACGCTGCCCATGGCCTCGGCTTCTCGCCGCATGGCGCTGGCCGCAACTTTTCGCGCAGCGCGCATATGAGGCAGCTGTCTGCGGAGTACGGTGCGAATTCGCGAGGTCTGAGCCCGAACAACATCGCGGCTATTCTGGAGAAGGAAACAAGCGGTCGCGACGCGCGGTTCTTCTCTGGTTTCGCCGATGTGTCGGAACTGCCGAGCGCCTACAAGAGTGCTGCGAATGTGCGGGCGCAGATCGAGCATTACGGTCTCGCCGAAGTGGTCGACGAGGTGATCCCCTACGGGAGCATCATGGCCGGCGACTGGCAGCAGAATGCGCCCTGGCGTAAAAAGCGCCGGTAA
- a CDS encoding CpaF family protein, with the protein MKAVSDDAAEQATFQVLTRALDKLLGPIRFLLEDPSVSEILINGTSDIFVERRGKLERADTRFASREDLESAARSIAQFSGKRLTPEEPSVEARLPDGSRVQMIQPPAARTGLCISIRRFLKEHRSIRDLVTQGSLTEQSLTLLQAAVGLQKNVIISGGTGTGKTTMLNALSEAFADHERIIVIEDTSELQIRKEHVVYLEVTKPDRFGRGGASIRDLFRSSLRMRPDRIIVGECRGGEALDMIQAMTSGHSGSLSTVHANTPYDALHRLETLALMSDIDMPLRPLRAQIASAVDVVVQIARFKRTGRRRVIEISEIKGLNNDGQYIVESIYKLEGDGHSNSDGALLWTGVVPTFAADAVEELQGAERAEWMKAEAATRETA; encoded by the coding sequence ATGAAGGCCGTTTCCGACGACGCCGCCGAACAGGCGACCTTCCAGGTCCTGACCCGGGCGCTGGACAAGCTCTTGGGCCCGATCCGCTTCCTGCTCGAGGATCCGAGCGTTTCCGAAATCCTGATCAACGGCACATCCGACATCTTCGTCGAACGGCGCGGCAAGCTCGAACGCGCCGATACGCGGTTCGCCAGCCGCGAGGACCTGGAATCGGCCGCGCGCAGCATCGCGCAATTCTCCGGCAAGCGGCTGACGCCGGAGGAGCCGAGCGTCGAGGCGCGCCTGCCGGATGGTTCGCGCGTGCAGATGATCCAGCCGCCGGCCGCCCGCACCGGGCTCTGCATCTCCATCCGCCGTTTTTTGAAAGAACATCGCAGCATCCGCGATCTCGTCACCCAGGGCAGCCTGACCGAGCAGTCGCTGACGCTGCTGCAGGCGGCCGTCGGGCTGCAGAAGAACGTCATCATCTCCGGCGGCACCGGCACCGGCAAGACGACCATGCTGAACGCGCTGTCGGAAGCCTTTGCCGACCACGAGCGCATCATCGTCATCGAGGACACGTCGGAACTGCAGATCCGCAAGGAGCATGTCGTCTATCTCGAAGTGACCAAGCCCGACCGTTTCGGCCGCGGCGGCGCCAGCATCCGCGACCTGTTCCGCTCGTCGCTGCGCATGCGCCCCGACCGCATCATCGTCGGCGAGTGCCGCGGCGGCGAGGCGCTCGACATGATCCAGGCGATGACCTCGGGCCACAGCGGCAGCCTGTCGACGGTGCATGCGAACACGCCCTACGACGCCCTGCACCGGCTGGAAACGCTGGCGCTGATGTCGGATATCGACATGCCGCTGCGGCCGCTGCGCGCCCAGATCGCCTCGGCGGTCGACGTCGTCGTGCAGATCGCCCGCTTCAAACGCACCGGCCGACGCCGGGTGATCGAGATTTCCGAGATCAAGGGTCTCAACAATGACGGCCAGTACATCGTCGAAAGCATTTACAAGCTCGAAGGCGACGGCCATTCCAACTCCGACGGCGCCCTGCTGTGGACCGGGGTCGTGCCGACTTTCGCCGCCGACGCAGTGGAAGAGCTGCAAGGTGCAGAGCGCGCGGAATGGATGAAGGCCGAAGCCGCCACGCGGGAAACGGCTTGA
- a CDS encoding A24 family peptidase — MDMTYDLTLMPAAAALAVACATTAAVLDHRQGHIPNAVTYPCLLAGFMLAAVNGGLAGIGLAFAGLVAAGMIFIIAFAAGSCGGGDVKLMAALGAILGLWPAIDVTLASLMVGGVIALFSMGRRVQWSVLARNVGLFALLLPAGFRDAASVLKPRETHHTVRFGVAAALGLFWCLFMPDFTPLSLVR, encoded by the coding sequence ATGGATATGACCTACGATCTGACCCTGATGCCTGCAGCGGCGGCTCTTGCCGTCGCTTGCGCCACGACCGCGGCGGTGCTCGATCACCGCCAGGGTCACATCCCGAACGCCGTGACCTATCCCTGCCTGCTTGCCGGTTTCATGCTGGCGGCAGTCAACGGGGGTCTGGCAGGGATCGGCCTTGCCTTTGCCGGCCTCGTTGCGGCCGGCATGATCTTCATCATCGCCTTCGCAGCCGGCAGCTGCGGCGGCGGCGATGTCAAGCTGATGGCGGCGCTCGGCGCCATTCTCGGCCTCTGGCCCGCCATCGACGTGACGCTCGCATCGCTGATGGTCGGCGGCGTGATCGCCCTCTTCTCGATGGGCCGGCGTGTTCAGTGGAGCGTGCTGGCCAGGAACGTCGGACTGTTCGCTTTGCTCCTGCCTGCCGGTTTTCGCGATGCCGCCTCGGTGCTGAAGCCGCGCGAAACCCATCATACCGTCCGCTTCGGCGTTGCCGCCGCTCTCGGACTTTTCTGGTGCCTGTTCATGCCCGATTTCACCCCTCTTTCACTCGTGAGGTAA
- a CDS encoding TadE/TadG family type IV pilus assembly protein, translating to MRAELERPLFDGAFWSSILHSRTFWIPEDHGALFGTFAIAMILLASMLLLPRLSARRRRISELHGDISGSTTMMDFVLVTPVFVFFMFVVFQFAILAKNHLFTHYAAYAAARSARVYFCPALPITIRSFIDAKTCDDDAAPGKADLAARLALIPAAPYDQLKCVGACQPPEEALKSLADASGLSKNWRAMRNQARYMFDPQNVTVTVDRAPMALYAAINRSPHVPVTATVEARFLLLEYAGWVFARGQRKDGRYYTISKAEVNLL from the coding sequence ATGCGCGCTGAACTCGAACGCCCCCTCTTCGACGGTGCCTTCTGGAGTTCGATCCTGCACTCGCGGACCTTCTGGATCCCCGAGGATCACGGCGCGCTCTTCGGCACCTTTGCGATCGCGATGATCTTGCTTGCCTCGATGCTGCTCCTGCCGCGGCTTTCTGCCCGCCGGCGCCGGATATCGGAGCTGCATGGCGATATCTCCGGCAGCACGACGATGATGGATTTCGTGCTCGTCACGCCGGTCTTCGTCTTCTTCATGTTCGTGGTCTTTCAATTCGCGATCCTGGCGAAAAACCACCTCTTCACCCATTATGCCGCCTATGCGGCGGCCCGCAGCGCCCGCGTCTATTTCTGCCCGGCCCTGCCGATCACCATTCGCAGCTTCATCGACGCCAAGACCTGCGATGACGATGCCGCCCCGGGGAAAGCCGACCTTGCCGCCCGCCTGGCGCTGATCCCGGCCGCCCCCTACGACCAGCTGAAATGCGTCGGCGCCTGCCAGCCGCCGGAAGAGGCGCTGAAGAGCCTTGCCGACGCTTCGGGCCTTTCGAAGAACTGGCGGGCGATGCGCAACCAGGCCCGCTACATGTTCGACCCGCAAAACGTCACGGTCACCGTCGACCGCGCGCCGATGGCGCTCTATGCCGCCATCAACCGCTCGCCGCATGTACCGGTAACCGCCACAGTCGAAGCGCGTTTCCTGCTGCTCGAATATGCCGGCTGGGTCTTTGCCCGCGGCCAGAGGAAAGACGGCCGCTACTACACGATCTCGAAGGCGGAGGTGAACCTGCTATGA
- a CDS encoding Tad domain-containing protein, giving the protein MTPTLIKRLHRDERGFLSPIILYMTIALALMIVWILNTGQMIYDKQRTQDTADAAALVHADWEARYLNIMAMNNVASSQATVVMATSVAFQLTTAELALRSTAILAKLAEYSFTEGFGPASLLPPMPPMPYCPGWQKVPIVGGIIYGACLAFQGFRATEATIAIAYTVKAQIDYDPWGLIVKSSDIIDGMNDLNDYLVESFPQRVGNEALHLVRMNKSDHVVFHPPCDSCNDAGEGAGGNLPVDRDGINPAAAYAEMCLAMSRGTEGQDPFLMRGEFANRGFPNGKGPLTAGGVDGSHIRDFVNHESGIDDALVNFYIFYEAFGPAYLSKIPFKAIIEQYADLSWWEELTLDASFFVAEEFFGLEFGVVNPFQLPIDVPPRYSDKQTKDENDFTRKFDMIWNQVCGPAGGAISVAGAPLPVISFPKPYWLKGRIPFNFTPFGGEQLDDYQTLAIVSRAPRARLQIRIFKDKTPSAYALAQSWVHNYTAFDLYTQDWLASLAPATLADNTGEVSNTIKQSPAADSFTGLTRVFDQGGANAWAAVNTH; this is encoded by the coding sequence ATGACACCGACCCTCATCAAGCGCCTGCACCGCGACGAGCGCGGCTTCCTGTCGCCGATCATTCTCTACATGACAATCGCGCTCGCGCTGATGATCGTCTGGATCCTGAATACGGGACAGATGATCTACGACAAGCAGCGCACCCAGGACACGGCCGACGCCGCCGCTCTCGTCCATGCCGATTGGGAAGCCCGCTATCTCAACATCATGGCGATGAACAACGTCGCCTCCTCGCAGGCCACCGTCGTCATGGCGACCTCGGTCGCCTTCCAGCTCACCACGGCGGAACTGGCCCTGCGCTCGACCGCCATTCTGGCGAAACTCGCCGAGTACTCCTTCACCGAGGGCTTCGGCCCGGCGTCCCTGCTGCCGCCGATGCCGCCGATGCCCTATTGCCCGGGCTGGCAGAAGGTTCCGATCGTCGGCGGCATCATCTACGGCGCCTGCCTGGCGTTCCAGGGGTTCCGGGCGACGGAAGCCACCATTGCCATTGCCTACACGGTAAAAGCACAGATCGATTATGATCCCTGGGGGCTCATCGTAAAATCCAGCGACATCATCGACGGCATGAACGATCTCAACGACTACCTTGTCGAGAGCTTTCCGCAGCGCGTCGGCAACGAAGCCCTGCATCTGGTGCGCATGAACAAGTCGGACCATGTCGTCTTCCATCCGCCATGCGACTCCTGCAACGACGCCGGCGAGGGTGCAGGCGGCAACCTGCCGGTCGATCGCGATGGCATTAATCCCGCTGCGGCCTATGCTGAAATGTGCCTGGCGATGAGCCGGGGCACCGAGGGACAGGATCCGTTCCTGATGCGCGGCGAGTTCGCCAATCGCGGCTTCCCCAACGGCAAGGGTCCGTTGACCGCCGGCGGCGTCGACGGCAGCCATATCCGCGACTTCGTCAACCACGAAAGCGGCATCGACGATGCGCTGGTGAACTTCTACATCTTCTATGAAGCCTTCGGCCCGGCCTATCTGAGCAAGATCCCGTTCAAGGCGATCATCGAGCAATATGCCGATCTGAGCTGGTGGGAGGAACTCACGCTCGATGCCAGCTTCTTCGTTGCAGAGGAGTTCTTCGGTCTCGAATTCGGCGTCGTGAACCCCTTCCAGCTGCCGATCGACGTGCCGCCGCGCTATTCCGATAAGCAGACGAAGGACGAGAATGATTTCACCCGCAAGTTCGACATGATCTGGAACCAGGTCTGCGGCCCGGCCGGCGGTGCGATCTCGGTGGCAGGTGCTCCCCTGCCTGTGATCTCCTTCCCCAAGCCCTACTGGCTGAAAGGGCGCATACCTTTCAACTTCACGCCCTTCGGCGGCGAGCAGCTCGACGATTACCAGACGCTGGCGATCGTTTCCCGCGCGCCGCGCGCCAGGCTGCAGATCCGCATCTTCAAGGACAAGACGCCCTCCGCCTATGCGCTCGCGCAGAGCTGGGTCCACAACTACACGGCCTTCGACCTCTATACGCAGGACTGGCTCGCATCGCTGGCGCCTGCCACGCTCGCCGACAATACCGGCGAGGTTTCGAACACCATCAAGCAGAGCCCGGCCGCCGACAGTTTCACCGGCCTGACCCGCGTCTTCGACCAGGGAGGAGCCAATGCCTGGGCTGCCGTCAACACACATTGA
- a CDS encoding TadE/TadG family type IV pilus assembly protein, whose amino-acid sequence MPGLPSTHIETTGGAPAGGLMMRLHRDRRGLASIEFVLAAPVILLIVIFMIHANRISTKKVGTMLAMRNAAFAEANGLDCTSDFSNVFPIPALPALPGRDAMSCSRTPSHEGGGEPQRTFVWDDVQNTLKSDGRDFGDMVGDLANEKPQLVTATADRVYKFRDSDDFDTIRSLRWKDAFTVDDATLFASHNNDTTRRGYDPTLRREIRDVADDSGDLFDGVFPGAK is encoded by the coding sequence ATGCCTGGGCTGCCGTCAACACACATTGAGACGACCGGCGGCGCGCCGGCCGGCGGCCTGATGATGCGGCTGCATCGCGACCGCCGCGGCCTGGCCTCGATCGAATTCGTGCTCGCCGCACCGGTTATCCTGCTGATCGTGATCTTCATGATCCACGCCAACAGGATCTCCACCAAGAAGGTCGGCACCATGCTGGCGATGCGCAACGCCGCCTTCGCCGAGGCGAACGGGCTGGACTGCACCTCCGATTTCTCGAATGTCTTCCCGATCCCGGCCTTGCCGGCGCTGCCCGGGCGCGATGCCATGAGCTGCTCGCGCACGCCCTCGCACGAAGGCGGCGGCGAGCCGCAGCGCACCTTCGTCTGGGACGACGTGCAGAACACGCTGAAGAGCGACGGCCGCGATTTCGGCGACATGGTCGGCGATCTCGCCAATGAAAAGCCGCAGTTGGTCACCGCGACAGCCGACCGGGTCTACAAGTTCAGGGATTCCGACGATTTCGACACGATCAGGAGCCTCCGCTGGAAGGACGCCTTCACGGTGGACGATGCGACGCTGTTTGCCTCGCACAACAACGACACCACGCGCCGCGGCTACGATCCGACGCTGCGACGGGAAATCCGCGATGTGGCCGACGATTCCGGCGATCTGTTCGACGGCGTCTTTCCGGGAGCGAAGTGA
- the cpaB gene encoding Flp pilus assembly protein CpaB, which produces MNWKLIAAVIVGLITGVLLYFWTESVKNEQTAYAFMRLQPDRKVTRGQAITPDMLAEPVMLPESFGPLAKLAVPAAGAYREWLKDRTAAADIPAGSVLLFQYFDDNDGGRLTTMIAPGKRALTLPVNAAAAVGHFVEPGSYVDIIGTVDEPVEPVAPAAAAQPGTPGQPAAVPGQAPAVAGQPQAPAQPASPVEQMLKNYLTQYPGADENDVNAYRKQAQDYKLGISSRTRVVTRTFLQNVKVLAVGAATTAEGAITKANSTYNNVTVEVTPSEAEMLIFALGQSNGSLNMVLRNPADNSVEELPSINWTRM; this is translated from the coding sequence ATGAACTGGAAGCTTATTGCGGCCGTCATCGTCGGGCTGATCACCGGTGTTCTGCTCTACTTCTGGACCGAGAGCGTCAAGAACGAGCAGACGGCCTATGCCTTCATGCGGCTCCAGCCCGACAGGAAAGTGACGCGCGGTCAGGCGATCACGCCTGATATGCTTGCCGAACCGGTGATGCTGCCGGAAAGCTTCGGACCGCTCGCCAAGCTCGCGGTGCCTGCGGCGGGCGCCTACCGGGAATGGCTGAAGGACAGGACGGCCGCCGCCGACATTCCGGCCGGCTCGGTGCTGCTCTTCCAGTATTTCGACGACAATGACGGCGGACGCCTGACGACGATGATCGCGCCCGGCAAACGGGCGCTCACCCTGCCCGTCAACGCCGCCGCCGCCGTCGGCCATTTCGTCGAGCCCGGCAGCTATGTCGATATCATCGGCACCGTCGATGAGCCGGTCGAACCGGTGGCGCCGGCGGCCGCAGCTCAGCCCGGAACCCCTGGTCAGCCTGCTGCCGTGCCCGGTCAGGCGCCCGCCGTGGCTGGGCAGCCGCAGGCGCCGGCCCAGCCGGCCTCGCCGGTCGAGCAGATGCTGAAGAACTATCTCACCCAATATCCGGGCGCCGACGAGAATGACGTCAACGCCTACCGCAAGCAGGCGCAGGATTATAAACTCGGCATCAGCTCGCGCACCCGCGTCGTCACCCGCACCTTCCTGCAGAACGTCAAAGTGCTGGCCGTCGGCGCGGCGACGACGGCCGAGGGCGCCATCACCAAAGCCAACAGCACCTACAATAATGTGACCGTCGAGGTGACGCCGTCGGAGGCCGAAATGCTGATTTTTGCGCTCGGCCAGTCGAACGGCAGCCTGAACATGGTGCTGCGCAATCCGGCCGACAACAGCGTCGAGGAACTGCCGAGCATCAACTGGACGCGCATGTGA